The following proteins are encoded in a genomic region of Arachis ipaensis cultivar K30076 chromosome B02, Araip1.1, whole genome shotgun sequence:
- the LOC107627713 gene encoding uncharacterized protein LOC107627713 yields the protein MTEVWNAKINHYRGKPILTMLEEIHCYLMRRMATHKKVLSTYTGVLAPVQQRKMEDIMKDTKFWTAQWTGDNDRNVFEVQRHLKKVGVHLGRHTCSCNLWQLTGIPCVHALTAIQKRCDRPEPYVHPWLKMDAFRATYEHVIRPVNSEEYWKKTGLLAPEPPTIKRPPGRPTKKKRKPDPVEDSPDTTKGRRTFMVTCQKCGQTGHNAKTCKGPPRPKPPPKVKKNGQLRAKKNTSSAPPSQDEVQVSQTAPQPLPQIKYLVGDQNV from the exons ATGACTGAAGTTTGGAACGCCAAAATAAACCATTACAGGGGAAAACCCATTCTTACCATGTTGGAAGAGATCCATTGCTACTTGATGAGGAGAATGGCTACGCATAAGAAGGTTCTAAGCACTTACACTGGAGTATTGGCACCAGTTCAGCAGAGGAAAATGGAAGATATTATGAAAGATACTAAGTTCTGGACAGCTCAGTGGACTGGTGACAACGATCGTAATGTATTCGAAGTCCAGAGACATTTAAAGAAAGTTGGTGTGCATCTTGGAAGGCACACTTGTAGTTGCAACTTGTGGCAACTAACAG GAATTCCATGTGTTCATGCGTTGACAGCTATACAAAAGAGGTGTGATAGACCAGAACCTTATGTGCACCCTTGGCTCAAAATGGATGCATTTCGAGCCACGTATGAACATGTAATCAGACCAGTCAACTCAGAGGAGTATTGGAAAAAGACTGGTCTCTTGGCTCCGGAGCCACCCACCATTAAGAGGCCTCCTGGGCGCCCAacgaagaaaaagagaaaacctGATCCTGTTGAGGATTCACCAGATACAACAAAGGGAAGAAGGACATTCATGGTCACTTGCCAAAAATGTGGTCAGACTGGTCACAATGCAAAGACATGCAAGGGACCACCAAGGCCTAAACCACCCCCAAAGGTTAAGAAAAATGGACAGCTAAGAGCAAAGAAAAATACTTCATCTGCTCCACCATCACAAGATGAAGTCCAAGTCTCCCAAACAGCACCCCAACCACTGCCACAG ATAAAATATTTAGTTGGGGATCAAAATGTCTAA